The following proteins are encoded in a genomic region of Brachypodium distachyon strain Bd21 chromosome 1, Brachypodium_distachyon_v3.0, whole genome shotgun sequence:
- the LOC100841408 gene encoding uncharacterized protein LOC100841408 — translation MSSVSTSQPPAPSEAESTTANGIATPHDPGSDSAGPARSRLSLQLDQRSLHFSVNAWVLIVALIGILPLATRQLQYKGYHLSLLGTTCTTGYSLFALYGLPRAGNTQAVQVRRHHVTSSKDFIPFMYCLMFVTSKLHFKLVLVPVICWALGHVARFLRCHFSNSSLYRAYLEPLCTWVETNTNAVNFLCANAEILLGFLLILSLFSKKRNAMQTFMYWQLLKLMYHSPFTAGYHRAIWLKMGRTVNPYIHSYTPFLHDLINSGMRWWFR, via the exons ATGTCCTCAGTCAGCACTTCTCAGCCCCCAGCGCCGTCAGAGGCAGAATCTACAACAGCTAATGGTATTGCAACACCTCATGATCCAG GGTCTGATTCTGCTGGACCGGCAAGAAGTAGACTTTCATTGCAGTTGGATCAGCGGTCTTTACATTTTTCTGTTAATGCTTGG GTTCTTATTGTTGCGTTGATTGGCATCCTTCCATTGGCAACCCGACAACTGCAATACAAGGGATATCATTTGTCACTTCTTGGCACAACCTGTACCACAGGATATTCTTTATTTGCTCTTTATGGG CTACCCAGAGCAGGAAACACGCAGGCTGTTCAGGTCAGGCGTCACCATGTAACTTCATCGAAGGATTTTATACCATTCATGTACTGCCTTATGTTTGTTACGTCTAAACTACACTTTAAGC TTGTTTTGGTACCGGTAATATGTTGGGCACTCGGACATGTGGCAAGATTTCTACGATGCCATTTCAGTAATTCTTCTCTGTACAG GGCATACCTGGAGCCACTTTGCACATGGGTTGAGACAAACACAAATGCAGTCAACTTTCTGTGTGCTAATGCAGAGATTTTGTTGGGCTTTCTTTTGATCTTATCTCTGTTCTC GAAAAAACGTAATGCTATGCAAACATTCATGTACTGGCAG TTGCTGAAGCTCATGTATCACTCTCCTTTCACTGCTGGTTATCACAGAGCTATCTGGCTTAAAATGGGCCGAACAGTTAACCCCTACATCCACAGTTACACCCCTTTTCTTCATGACCTGATAAACTCTGGCATGAGATGGTGGTTCAGGTAG